In Anser cygnoides isolate HZ-2024a breed goose chromosome Z, Taihu_goose_T2T_genome, whole genome shotgun sequence, a genomic segment contains:
- the LOC136789089 gene encoding uncharacterized protein isoform X1, whose amino-acid sequence MLLLAGISLLSRGRRQQGDGRLRRSCGRRQRQPPVPKPGESPVGEPQHRAAHPYGAAVALVPLSHCSSDSLPVLLGGKRYNRSISLDHIVHETVIHPDGGLPHRRVQLTRPHNLPIAPPAVPDMAKAAPGQAAGQEATPRKDDRGISGREDQFLSPINTSESVEKTCGLSRKNEQPHGLTAFKLPITEIQYHRAGNRDEELRSEVSSYRQQPQTDCIVRESILRPDGGLPDRSGLLLWPPVEPRAEPALFSQENNIRKSFFQKDEGQASREEEFLRPHGLSMASSAVPGMAKVAAGPAAGPPTIPRKANHGMSRTNQRLESSVDTERSMGKPSGLSTQNQCPRA is encoded by the exons ATGCTTCTGCTGGCCGGGAtctccctgctctccagggGTCGACGCCAACAG GGTGACGGCCGACTCCGGCGAAGTTGTGGACGGCGGCAGCGGCAACCACCGGTACCGAAGCCAGGTGAGTCCCCCGTGGGTGAGCCTCAGCACCGAGCAGCCCATCCCTATGGGGCTGCGGTGGCCCTGGTGCCTCTCTCCCACTGCAGCTCAGACTCCCTCCCTGTTTTGCTAGGCGGCAAGAGGTATAACCGCTCAATTAGCCTGGACCACATTGTACATGAGACCGTTATTCACCCAGATGGGGGGCTGCCTCACAGACGGGTGCAGCTCACTCGCCCTCACAATTTGCCGATTGCCCCCCCAGCTGTTCCTGATATGGCTAAAGCGGCTCCAGGACAAGCagcaggacaagaagcaacGCCAAGGAAGGATGATCGTGGCATCTCTGGAAGAGAAGACCAATTCCTCTCTCCTATCAACACCAGCGAAAGTGTGGAAAAAACATGTGGGCTCTCTAGAAAGAATGAGCAACCACATGGCCTGACGGCCTTCAAACTTCCAATAACCGAGATTCAGTATCACAGGGCAGGAAACAGGGATGAAGAGCTGCGCTCTGAGGTCAGCTCCTACAGACAGCAACCACAAACGGACTGCATTGTCCGTGAGAGCATTCTCCGCCCTGACGGAGGGCTGCCTGACAGGAGCGGATTGTTACTGTGGCCTCCTGTAGAACCCAGGGCAGAACCAGCTCTATTCAGCCAGGAGAACAACATCCGCAAGAGCTTCTTCCAGAAAGATGAGGGGCAGGCaagcagagaagaggaattCCTGCGGCCCCATGGATTGTCCATGGCCTCTTCAGCTGTTCCTGGCATGGCCAAAGTGGCTGcaggaccagcagcaggaccaccTACCATCCCAAGAAAGGCTAATCATGGCATGTCTCGGACAAACCAGAGATTAGAGTCTTCAGTTGACACCGAGAGAAGCATGGGGAAACCAAGTGGGCTCTCCACACAGAACCAGTGCCCGAGAGCCTGA
- the LOC136789089 gene encoding uncharacterized protein isoform X2 — protein MLLLAGISLLSRGRRQQGDGRLRRSCGRRQRQPPVPKPAVPDMAKAAPGQAAGQEATPRKDDRGISGREDQFLSPINTSESVEKTCGLSRKNEQPHGLTAFKLPITEIQYHRAGNRDEELRSEVSSYRQQPQTDCIVRESILRPDGGLPDRSGLLLWPPVEPRAEPALFSQENNIRKSFFQKDEGQASREEEFLRPHGLSMASSAVPGMAKVAAGPAAGPPTIPRKANHGMSRTNQRLESSVDTERSMGKPSGLSTQNQCPRA, from the exons ATGCTTCTGCTGGCCGGGAtctccctgctctccagggGTCGACGCCAACAG GGTGACGGCCGACTCCGGCGAAGTTGTGGACGGCGGCAGCGGCAACCACCGGTACCGAAGCCAG CTGTTCCTGATATGGCTAAAGCGGCTCCAGGACAAGCagcaggacaagaagcaacGCCAAGGAAGGATGATCGTGGCATCTCTGGAAGAGAAGACCAATTCCTCTCTCCTATCAACACCAGCGAAAGTGTGGAAAAAACATGTGGGCTCTCTAGAAAGAATGAGCAACCACATGGCCTGACGGCCTTCAAACTTCCAATAACCGAGATTCAGTATCACAGGGCAGGAAACAGGGATGAAGAGCTGCGCTCTGAGGTCAGCTCCTACAGACAGCAACCACAAACGGACTGCATTGTCCGTGAGAGCATTCTCCGCCCTGACGGAGGGCTGCCTGACAGGAGCGGATTGTTACTGTGGCCTCCTGTAGAACCCAGGGCAGAACCAGCTCTATTCAGCCAGGAGAACAACATCCGCAAGAGCTTCTTCCAGAAAGATGAGGGGCAGGCaagcagagaagaggaattCCTGCGGCCCCATGGATTGTCCATGGCCTCTTCAGCTGTTCCTGGCATGGCCAAAGTGGCTGcaggaccagcagcaggaccaccTACCATCCCAAGAAAGGCTAATCATGGCATGTCTCGGACAAACCAGAGATTAGAGTCTTCAGTTGACACCGAGAGAAGCATGGGGAAACCAAGTGGGCTCTCCACACAGAACCAGTGCCCGAGAGCCTGA